The following coding sequences lie in one Thermosulfuriphilus ammonigenes genomic window:
- a CDS encoding tetratricopeptide repeat protein, with translation MILFVLFLLGLIIASPGWAQESSPPVPEGRVELELEAPTPAWRRLWDEARDFVRRGDLLAAAETYRKLLSQRQGLDQARWEYAQVLERLEKTDEAIKELELYLEKSPDNREARSLLATLLLKKGFFPQAEEQFRRLLAEDPEDSTARRGLALALYGQGRFAEALPFLRESLSLFPKDLELKRALAFTLVSLKKTSQATVYLRDLYLAGERDRMILKDYAQSLLIMGKTSEALPVLRQLAASFPEESWAHLELAKVLLNRGEIQTAEKELKVYLRRHPRDTKALKTLGKIYLDQGNLTLALRLFSRAASLNPQDTEALDLLAMISEARQLYRSAIRYLKKGLSLEDTPDRRLRLARDLLRTRRYNEALKLLAPLENPEALRLKAQIYRRKGAYEQFLKSSSPISETFEVLIFLAPFRPELRDRLWASLPELIEKLGEDKIKTKIKALARLGLGSQLLSLDLPSVERAWILLQEGRSKEAIEALSGEGSDEALLLRARIFSRKGYLKEALKNIYALPQTYFFREERPRLELLARLYSGHLHEVLYLAPQRLSLTPNDGYYYGLLKEAFHRFGLLFEEKAFSPLAGPLIPPLKGEVSSALLSKDKKALERLLKRDSRNSQALWLLANIYRSTKPELAIRHLNKLLNLYPRHYAARLLLYELYQENNQRAAALLVFRETHFAPLCSFEPCRGKALRALSHWEEQFNRLLGIK, from the coding sequence ATGATCCTTTTCGTTTTATTTCTTCTGGGGCTGATAATTGCCTCCCCTGGGTGGGCCCAGGAGTCTTCCCCCCCAGTTCCCGAGGGTCGGGTAGAGCTGGAGCTAGAGGCTCCAACGCCTGCCTGGAGGCGACTATGGGATGAGGCTCGAGATTTTGTGCGGCGAGGCGACCTGCTGGCCGCTGCCGAAACCTATCGAAAACTTCTCTCTCAGAGGCAGGGGCTTGATCAAGCCCGTTGGGAATATGCCCAGGTCTTAGAAAGGCTAGAGAAGACCGATGAGGCCATAAAAGAACTCGAACTATACCTGGAAAAATCTCCAGACAATCGAGAGGCCCGCTCTCTACTAGCCACTCTCCTTCTTAAGAAGGGTTTTTTCCCTCAGGCTGAAGAACAGTTCCGCCGCCTTCTAGCCGAAGATCCCGAGGATTCCACAGCCAGGCGAGGGCTGGCCCTAGCCCTTTATGGCCAGGGTCGTTTTGCTGAAGCCCTTCCCTTTCTTCGGGAGTCCCTGAGTCTTTTTCCCAAAGATTTGGAGTTAAAGCGAGCCCTGGCCTTCACCCTGGTTTCTCTTAAAAAGACCTCCCAGGCCACCGTATATCTCCGCGATCTTTACCTGGCCGGGGAACGTGATCGAATGATTCTTAAGGATTATGCCCAAAGCCTACTGATCATGGGCAAGACTTCAGAGGCCCTGCCGGTCTTGAGACAACTTGCTGCCAGCTTTCCGGAGGAAAGCTGGGCTCACTTGGAATTGGCCAAAGTTCTCCTTAACCGGGGTGAAATCCAGACGGCTGAAAAAGAGCTAAAAGTGTATTTAAGACGACACCCCAGAGATACCAAGGCTCTCAAGACCTTGGGGAAGATATATCTGGATCAAGGAAACCTTACCCTGGCCCTTAGACTCTTCTCCCGGGCGGCTTCTCTGAACCCTCAGGATACAGAGGCCTTGGACCTTTTGGCCATGATCTCTGAGGCCAGACAACTTTATCGTTCGGCCATCAGATATCTAAAAAAAGGACTCTCCCTGGAAGACACTCCTGATCGGCGTCTCCGCCTGGCCCGCGATCTTCTGCGGACCAGAAGATATAATGAAGCCCTGAAGCTTCTGGCCCCCCTTGAGAACCCAGAAGCCTTAAGGCTCAAGGCTCAAATTTATCGCCGTAAAGGAGCCTATGAACAATTTCTCAAGTCTTCATCACCCATTAGCGAGACCTTTGAGGTTTTGATATTTCTAGCTCCCTTTAGACCAGAACTTCGGGACCGTCTTTGGGCCAGCCTACCGGAATTGATAGAAAAACTGGGAGAAGATAAGATAAAAACCAAAATAAAGGCCCTTGCCCGCCTCGGGCTAGGCTCTCAGCTTCTGTCTTTAGATCTCCCCTCAGTTGAAAGGGCTTGGATCCTTCTCCAAGAGGGCCGAAGCAAAGAGGCAATAGAAGCCCTTAGCGGAGAAGGTTCCGATGAGGCTCTTCTGCTGCGGGCTCGAATCTTTTCAAGAAAAGGATACCTTAAAGAAGCCCTCAAAAACATCTACGCCCTGCCCCAAACGTACTTCTTCCGGGAGGAGCGCCCCCGCCTGGAATTATTGGCCAGACTTTACTCCGGACACCTTCATGAGGTTCTCTATCTTGCCCCCCAAAGGCTTTCTCTAACCCCGAATGACGGCTATTACTATGGTCTGCTAAAGGAGGCCTTTCACCGTTTTGGCCTTCTCTTCGAGGAGAAGGCCTTCTCACCCCTGGCTGGCCCGTTGATCCCTCCTCTTAAAGGAGAGGTCTCCTCCGCCCTTCTGTCGAAAGATAAAAAGGCCCTTGAAAGGCTTTTAAAAAGGGACTCACGGAACAGTCAGGCCCTTTGGCTACTGGCTAATATTTACAGATCTACCAAACCCGAGTTGGCTATCAGGCATCTTAACAAACTCCTTAACCTTTATCCCCGCCACTACGCTGCCCGCCTGCTACTTTACGAACTTTATCAGGAAAATAATCAAAGAGCGGCGGCCCTTCTTGTCTTTCGGGAAACACATTTTGCGCCCCTTTGCTCCTTTGAACCCTGTCGGGGAAAAGCCCTCCGGGCTCTTTCCCATTGGGAAGAACAGTTCAATCGGCTCTTGGGGATAAAATAA
- a CDS encoding ABC transporter permease, translated as MRETLGRVLENPLGIAGLLIVTALFLVALLSPFIAPYDPLAINTRAVLHPPSKNHLLGTDTLGRDVLSRMIYGARISLLVGVISVGISTAIGITLGALSGYYGGIVDQIIMRFVDIMLCFPTIFLILAVIAFLEPSIWNIMVVIGATSWMGVARLVRAEFLSLKEREFVLAARAIGASNLRIIFRHILPNALPPVLVSATLGVGLAILTESALSFLGIGVQPPTPSWGNMLTEGKDNLEIAWWLSVFPGLAILITVLGYNLLGEALQEAIDPRSRSKK; from the coding sequence GTGAGGGAAACATTAGGACGGGTGTTAGAAAATCCCTTAGGGATAGCCGGATTACTCATTGTAACTGCCCTATTTTTGGTAGCCCTCCTTTCGCCATTTATCGCCCCCTATGATCCTTTGGCCATTAACACCCGGGCGGTGCTTCACCCCCCCTCAAAAAATCACCTTCTGGGCACGGACACCCTGGGTCGAGACGTGCTCTCGCGGATGATCTACGGAGCCCGAATATCTCTCTTGGTGGGAGTCATTTCTGTGGGTATCTCTACGGCTATCGGTATCACCCTCGGCGCTCTCTCAGGCTACTATGGGGGAATTGTTGACCAGATAATCATGCGCTTTGTGGATATTATGCTCTGTTTCCCGACCATCTTTTTAATTCTGGCTGTCATTGCCTTCTTGGAGCCCTCTATCTGGAACATCATGGTCGTCATCGGAGCCACTAGCTGGATGGGGGTGGCCAGACTGGTAAGGGCCGAATTTTTAAGCCTCAAAGAAAGAGAGTTCGTTTTGGCAGCCCGGGCCATTGGGGCCAGCAATCTCCGCATCATCTTTCGACACATACTGCCTAACGCCCTTCCACCGGTTCTGGTCTCAGCCACTCTGGGAGTGGGGCTGGCTATTCTTACCGAAAGCGCTCTTTCCTTTTTAGGCATTGGAGTTCAACCCCCTACTCCTTCCTGGGGGAACATGCTTACCGAGGGCAAGGACAACCTAGAAATCGCCTGGTGGCTTTCGGTCTTTCCCGGTTTAGCTATTCTTATAACTGTTCTGGGCTACAACCTCCTAGGGGAAGCCCTCCAAGAGGCTATAGATCCCCGTAGCAGATCAAAAAAATGA
- a CDS encoding ABC transporter permease gives MLGYLLKRILLLIPTFLGITILSFMVMHLAPGEPVGIQNEFNPKFTPEMRERLRAQYGLDKPLYVQYARWLKGLVTLDLGRSFADQRPVWEKIKERLWVTLLINLLSMALIVLVAIPIGIRSAVKEGGAFDRIMTVFVFFGYAMPSFWLALLLMLLLGIKLGLLPISGLHSLMGYHQLSWPEKVLDWAKHLILPIFVSAFGGLAGLSRYMRSSMIEALRQDYITTARAKGLPERKVIYKHALRNALLPLITILGLSIPGLVGGSVIFESIFAIPGVGQLMWTAVMMRDYPVLMGNLVIVSVLTLLGNLLADIGYALADPRIRKGVRS, from the coding sequence ATGCTGGGTTACCTTCTAAAAAGAATCCTTCTCCTTATCCCAACCTTTTTGGGAATCACCATCCTTTCCTTTATGGTTATGCATCTAGCCCCGGGAGAACCCGTAGGTATCCAAAACGAATTTAACCCCAAGTTTACACCGGAGATGAGGGAAAGGCTTAGAGCTCAATACGGGCTGGACAAACCCCTTTATGTCCAATATGCCCGCTGGCTCAAGGGATTGGTTACTCTGGACCTGGGACGATCTTTCGCTGACCAGCGACCAGTCTGGGAGAAGATCAAAGAAAGGCTTTGGGTCACCCTCCTCATAAACCTCCTCTCAATGGCCCTTATTGTTTTGGTAGCCATCCCTATTGGAATAAGAAGTGCCGTCAAAGAAGGAGGGGCGTTTGACCGAATCATGACCGTTTTTGTCTTCTTTGGCTATGCTATGCCCTCTTTCTGGCTGGCCCTTTTGCTTATGCTCCTTTTAGGGATCAAACTGGGGCTTTTGCCCATCTCCGGGCTCCACAGTCTAATGGGGTATCACCAGCTCTCTTGGCCAGAGAAGGTTTTGGATTGGGCCAAACATCTGATTTTGCCCATCTTTGTCTCGGCCTTTGGGGGGCTGGCTGGCCTTTCTCGATATATGCGTTCTTCAATGATTGAGGCCCTGAGGCAGGACTATATCACCACTGCCAGGGCCAAAGGTCTCCCGGAAAGAAAGGTAATTTATAAACACGCCCTGCGTAATGCCCTTCTGCCCCTGATTACCATCCTGGGACTATCCATCCCCGGGCTGGTGGGAGGCTCGGTAATCTTTGAATCCATTTTTGCCATCCCGGGGGTAGGACAACTTATGTGGACAGCTGTAATGATGAGAGACTACCCTGTACTTATGGGAAACCTGGTAATTGTCTCTGTTCTCACCCTATTAGGAAACCTTCTGGCCGATATCGGCTATGCCCTGGCCGATCCAAGAATCCGGAAGGGGGTGAGGTCGTGA
- a CDS encoding MerR family transcriptional regulator — protein MIAKEKEALQTARNESKGRGRNKNGDISKDEPIFPISVASKLLGLHPRTLRIYEEEGLIKPARIGQKRYFSHNDLEWIKCLRQLIHEEGISIPGIKKLLTLSPCWEIKNCPEEVRAQCSAYQDRTIPCWQRTKTACARRFQGCQTCEVYLRDIEKLSESAEDE, from the coding sequence ATGATTGCTAAGGAGAAAGAAGCGCTTCAAACCGCCAGAAATGAAAGCAAAGGACGAGGCAGAAACAAAAACGGGGACATCTCCAAAGACGAGCCCATTTTTCCCATCAGTGTGGCCTCAAAATTACTTGGTCTTCATCCTCGGACACTACGAATTTACGAGGAAGAAGGCCTTATAAAGCCGGCTCGTATTGGCCAGAAACGTTATTTTTCTCACAATGATCTTGAGTGGATTAAATGCCTTCGACAGTTAATCCACGAAGAGGGTATCAGTATCCCCGGGATAAAAAAGCTTCTTACTCTCTCCCCTTGCTGGGAGATCAAAAATTGTCCAGAAGAGGTCAGGGCTCAGTGTTCGGCCTACCAAGATCGGACAATCCCCTGCTGGCAGAGAACTAAAACAGCCTGTGCCAGAAGATTTCAAGGATGTCAGACCTGCGAGGTCTATCTCCGGGATATCGAAAAGCTCTCCGAAAGTGCCGAGGATGAATAA
- a CDS encoding cytochrome c3 family protein, whose translation MRFREAIIGFIQLITRSKLSSFGALITTVVFPVLAFLVILDIQGYIHNPYFKLFIYMFLGPAMIFGLILVAVGIFFGKQSIFRYEYVKEYFSDPSRFQQARQIILLVVFLTVINVIIITLISYGGYHYTESVSFCGELCHKVMKGEYTAYQNSPHSRVACVECHIGPGASWWVKAKISGLKEVWAYLTNSYPRPIPTPVKALRPARETCEECHRPEFFHGDKLKIKDKFLDDEHNTHVRSVMLLKVGTGGFRGMRAQGIHWHVSHDNKIIYRYADEARQQITEVILEKADGSRMIFHSPDFEQSSSPQQEEQEGKEVRHREEGGKHQRIMDCMDCHNRPTHIYLSPEEAIDQLMITGEIPTELPYIKKVALEVITPPYRTTQEAKDAIRTKIRAWYKEHYPNIVEENNPLLEKAIHGVITAYTENVFPEINIQWNTYVNFLSHDGCFRCHNEELETKAGEVISQDCELCHVILAEDEKEPEILKQLQCE comes from the coding sequence GTGCGTTTTAGAGAAGCGATTATTGGCTTTATCCAGCTCATCACTAGAAGCAAGCTTTCTTCCTTTGGGGCCTTAATTACCACTGTAGTCTTCCCGGTTTTGGCCTTTCTAGTAATTCTGGACATCCAGGGCTACATCCACAACCCTTACTTCAAGCTTTTTATTTATATGTTCTTGGGGCCGGCCATGATCTTCGGCCTCATTTTGGTGGCTGTAGGCATCTTCTTCGGCAAGCAGAGTATTTTTCGTTATGAATATGTCAAGGAGTATTTCAGCGATCCCAGCCGTTTCCAGCAGGCCAGACAAATTATTCTCCTCGTGGTCTTCTTAACGGTTATCAATGTCATCATTATTACTCTCATATCTTATGGTGGTTACCATTATACCGAGTCAGTAAGCTTCTGTGGCGAACTCTGTCATAAAGTTATGAAGGGTGAGTATACCGCCTATCAGAATTCACCTCACTCCCGAGTGGCCTGTGTTGAGTGTCACATTGGTCCGGGAGCCAGTTGGTGGGTTAAGGCCAAAATATCGGGTCTTAAAGAGGTCTGGGCGTATCTCACCAATTCATACCCTCGTCCTATCCCTACTCCGGTTAAGGCCCTCCGTCCGGCCAGAGAAACCTGTGAGGAGTGTCACCGGCCGGAATTCTTTCATGGTGACAAGTTAAAGATCAAAGATAAATTCCTTGATGACGAACACAACACTCATGTCCGTAGTGTAATGCTTCTCAAAGTGGGCACGGGTGGTTTCCGGGGAATGAGGGCCCAGGGAATCCACTGGCATGTATCTCATGACAATAAGATCATCTATCGTTATGCCGATGAAGCTCGGCAGCAGATAACAGAAGTTATTTTGGAGAAGGCCGACGGGAGTCGAATGATCTTCCACTCTCCAGACTTTGAACAATCTTCTAGCCCCCAGCAGGAAGAACAGGAAGGGAAAGAAGTGAGACACCGAGAGGAAGGGGGCAAACACCAGCGGATCATGGACTGCATGGACTGCCATAACCGCCCGACCCACATATACCTTTCTCCCGAAGAAGCCATTGATCAGCTAATGATCACCGGTGAGATCCCGACAGAACTTCCTTATATCAAAAAGGTGGCCCTTGAAGTCATCACCCCTCCCTACCGGACAACCCAAGAGGCCAAAGATGCTATCCGCACCAAGATACGAGCCTGGTACAAAGAGCACTATCCAAATATCGTTGAGGAAAACAACCCTCTATTGGAAAAGGCTATTCATGGAGTAATTACGGCTTACACAGAAAATGTCTTTCCAGAGATCAACATTCAGTGGAATACCTACGTAAACTTTCTTTCACATGATGGATGCTTTAGATGTCATAACGAAGAACTAGAGACAAAGGCTGGAGAAGTTATTTCCCAGGATTGTGAACTGTGTCACGTAATCTTGGCCGAAGATGAGAAAGAACCTGAAATTCTCAAACAGTTGCAGTGTGAATAG
- a CDS encoding MOSC domain-containing protein, protein MKGKVVSVNVSDKKGRCKVPVDMAVVKEGYGIEGDAHASSEWHRQVSLLAMESIRKMQEFGLNVSPGSFAENITTEGIDLTSLPLGTRLTLGDEVEIEITQIGKSCHSRCTIYRQIGDCVMPREGVFARVIRGGIIRPGDQVVVHQQRKKACLQAVRLGQAGNQT, encoded by the coding sequence ATGAAGGGTAAAGTGGTTTCAGTAAATGTCTCTGACAAAAAGGGACGCTGCAAGGTACCCGTAGATATGGCTGTAGTCAAAGAGGGTTATGGTATAGAGGGTGACGCCCATGCCTCCTCGGAGTGGCACAGACAGGTGAGTCTCCTAGCCATGGAAAGTATTCGAAAGATGCAGGAGTTTGGGTTAAATGTCTCCCCGGGCTCCTTTGCCGAAAATATTACGACTGAGGGTATAGATCTTACCTCCCTGCCTTTAGGAACCAGGCTCACTTTAGGAGACGAAGTAGAAATAGAAATCACTCAGATCGGAAAGAGCTGCCACTCTCGTTGTACCATTTATCGCCAAATTGGTGACTGTGTCATGCCCAGGGAAGGAGTCTTTGCCCGAGTAATAAGGGGAGGAATCATCCGCCCCGGAGATCAAGTGGTTGTTCACCAACAAAGAAAAAAGGCCTGTCTCCAAGCTGTAAGGCTCGGCCAAGCTGGTAATCAAACTTAA
- a CDS encoding radical SAM protein, with amino-acid sequence MGLCRWCGQKGPTISKVLGFCVSCIRNHWAEIAKEIDALHAQSRLAFGLPPKPPRTKGGIPCRLCFHRCRLGEGEAGYCGLWRVEEGRLTGGSPKGAKVSWYLDPLPTNCVADWICPGGTGNGYPRYAYLPGPERGYANLAVFYEACNFNCLYCQNWHFKRRARRDVYLEADLLLGALASHVSCVCFFGGDPGPQAPHAISVGRKMLQRFPERIIRLCWETNGGESRSVIREMMRLSLISGGVLKIDLKAATEAVHLALCGVSNRYVLENLAYLVQEAQRRSEPPALVVSTLLVPGYIDAQEISQLARLLARLDPEIPWTLLAFYPAFILNDLPTTSRRHAAEALALARAEGLKRVHLGNVHLLSEWS; translated from the coding sequence GTGGGATTGTGCCGTTGGTGTGGTCAAAAGGGCCCAACTATCTCCAAAGTACTCGGTTTTTGCGTCTCCTGCATTCGAAATCACTGGGCGGAGATCGCCAAAGAAATAGACGCTCTTCATGCTCAGAGTCGTCTGGCTTTTGGTCTCCCTCCAAAACCTCCACGGACAAAAGGGGGAATCCCCTGTCGTCTTTGTTTCCACCGCTGTCGTCTGGGGGAGGGGGAGGCAGGATATTGTGGTCTTTGGAGGGTTGAGGAAGGGCGGCTTACCGGAGGGAGTCCAAAAGGGGCTAAGGTCTCCTGGTACCTGGATCCCCTGCCCACCAATTGCGTGGCTGATTGGATTTGTCCCGGAGGTACAGGAAATGGTTATCCCCGTTATGCCTATCTTCCGGGGCCAGAGAGAGGTTATGCCAATCTGGCGGTCTTTTATGAGGCTTGCAATTTTAACTGTCTTTACTGCCAAAACTGGCATTTTAAGAGAAGGGCCCGAAGGGATGTCTATCTAGAGGCTGATCTACTCCTTGGAGCTCTAGCCTCTCATGTTTCCTGTGTTTGTTTTTTTGGAGGGGATCCAGGACCTCAGGCTCCTCATGCCATTTCGGTCGGCCGCAAAATGCTTCAGAGATTTCCTGAGAGGATTATTCGTTTGTGTTGGGAGACCAATGGTGGTGAGAGCCGAAGCGTTATCAGGGAGATGATGCGTCTTAGCTTGATTAGTGGAGGTGTCCTGAAAATTGATCTTAAGGCAGCTACAGAGGCGGTTCACCTGGCCCTTTGTGGAGTTTCTAACCGTTATGTTTTGGAGAATTTAGCCTATTTGGTTCAAGAGGCCCAAAGGAGGTCTGAGCCTCCAGCTCTTGTGGTCTCCACTCTTTTGGTCCCTGGATACATTGATGCCCAAGAGATAAGCCAGCTCGCCCGGCTTTTGGCCCGACTTGATCCAGAGATCCCCTGGACTCTTCTGGCTTTTTATCCGGCTTTTATTCTTAACGACTTGCCTACCACCTCTCGCCGGCATGCTGCAGAGGCCCTGGCCCTGGCGCGGGCCGAGGGTTTAAAAAGGGTTCACCTGGGTAATGTTCATCTTCTTTCTGAATGGTCCTAG
- a CDS encoding radical SAM protein, giving the protein MNSPYLVFADLKGQIFDFPGLLALGRSGQEFYLPEEKDFIPLPYGSELFVLPDRHPVGLDPTTGEVVVLKENPFCPSEPALAVAAFIAPAHTHTFLAAWAKAQESLPPLPLFAYTAVGWWDEGFWVTAFRSDPEPRQDLDHFQPEDVRRRTLKRLKEHPRNRLIQHLGRRCCLTYGCPAARNFFLDRYEAPLPTAQSCNAQCLGCLSLQPEEGPPATQERLDFTPSAEEIAEVATGHLFRAKPALVSFGQGCEGEPLLKAPLLEKAITLIRKQTSRGTINLNTNASIPEGIDRLASSGLDSIRVSLPTARERYWRAYVRPRGFGLQEIRESIIQMKKKGGFVSLNYFIFPGVTDEPEEISALEEIIALGVDFIQLRNLNIDPDWYLEKIDFRPQRSPWGIRRLQEHLKRRFPHLGFGYFNPYLR; this is encoded by the coding sequence TTGAATTCACCTTACCTTGTCTTTGCCGATCTTAAAGGGCAGATCTTTGACTTCCCGGGGCTTTTGGCCTTAGGAAGAAGCGGCCAAGAGTTCTATCTTCCTGAAGAAAAAGATTTTATTCCCTTGCCCTATGGCAGCGAACTCTTTGTCCTCCCTGACCGTCATCCGGTTGGCCTTGACCCTACCACCGGAGAGGTCGTCGTCCTTAAGGAAAACCCCTTTTGTCCCTCTGAGCCGGCCCTGGCAGTAGCCGCCTTTATAGCGCCAGCCCACACCCACACCTTCTTGGCGGCCTGGGCAAAAGCCCAAGAATCTCTCCCCCCTCTGCCACTTTTTGCCTATACTGCTGTAGGCTGGTGGGACGAAGGCTTCTGGGTAACGGCCTTCCGGTCTGACCCTGAGCCACGGCAAGATCTGGACCACTTTCAGCCAGAAGACGTTCGTCGAAGAACCCTGAAACGCCTCAAAGAGCATCCCAGAAACCGGCTCATCCAGCACCTTGGCCGCCGCTGTTGTCTCACTTATGGCTGCCCGGCAGCCCGCAACTTTTTCCTAGATCGCTATGAGGCCCCTCTTCCCACCGCTCAGAGTTGTAACGCTCAGTGTCTAGGCTGTCTGTCTCTTCAACCAGAAGAGGGCCCACCAGCTACCCAAGAAAGACTAGACTTCACCCCTTCGGCAGAGGAGATCGCTGAGGTAGCCACTGGCCACCTTTTTCGAGCCAAACCGGCCTTGGTTTCCTTCGGGCAGGGATGCGAGGGGGAACCCCTTCTTAAGGCCCCCCTTTTGGAAAAGGCCATAACGCTTATCCGAAAACAGACCAGTCGCGGAACCATAAATCTAAATACCAACGCCAGCATCCCCGAAGGAATAGACCGGCTGGCTAGTAGCGGCTTGGATTCCATTCGGGTCTCTCTTCCGACCGCAAGGGAAAGGTACTGGCGAGCCTATGTCCGACCCCGAGGTTTTGGACTTCAGGAGATCCGAGAATCCATCATCCAGATGAAGAAAAAAGGAGGTTTTGTCAGTCTCAACTATTTTATCTTTCCTGGCGTAACTGATGAGCCTGAGGAAATCTCTGCTCTTGAGGAGATCATCGCCCTTGGGGTTGACTTCATCCAGCTACGGAACCTAAACATCGACCCTGATTGGTACTTAGAAAAGATAGATTTTCGCCCCCAAAGATCACCATGGGGAATAAGGAGGCTTCAGGAGCACCTTAAAAGACGATTTCCCCACCTTGGCTTCGGCTATTTTAATCCTTACCTTCGTTAG
- a CDS encoding Clp1/GlmU family protein — protein sequence MINANKTPKRAKIDIPRSWIEAAERIYSQGRRVMILGTTDVGKSTLLLFLTRYLTARGAKVAIIDADIGQKDLGPPATITSTTTGKPPRKIRELPIERLYFVGSVTPLGHLLPMVVGSKILLEACRADFYLINTTGLITGRGRRLKSFKIELLRPDTIVALERERELEPILRAHPWPRRIRLKPSQQARPKTREIRSRFRQKAFQEYFSRARTIVFDLPQLVIDTSLLFTGRRIDTPGAVWSEKTSEGLLVVSERRLPGRIKHIFPQAFVNLLCGLYDKKGLCQGLGIVKKIDFVARQITLFTPVGKRDIYLLQPGSLYLSPEGKELGRHQVHL from the coding sequence ATGATTAATGCAAATAAGACACCAAAAAGGGCGAAGATAGACATCCCCCGGTCATGGATAGAGGCGGCCGAAAGGATCTACTCCCAAGGACGAAGGGTGATGATTTTAGGGACCACAGATGTAGGAAAAAGCACTCTACTCCTTTTTCTTACCCGTTACCTTACGGCCAGAGGGGCCAAGGTGGCAATAATCGATGCCGATATCGGCCAGAAGGATCTAGGCCCACCGGCCACCATAACTTCGACGACGACCGGGAAGCCGCCCCGAAAAATAAGGGAACTCCCTATTGAGAGACTCTATTTCGTGGGGTCAGTTACTCCTTTAGGACACCTTCTACCTATGGTCGTGGGTAGCAAGATTCTCCTTGAAGCCTGTCGAGCCGACTTTTACTTAATTAACACCACCGGACTGATTACTGGCAGGGGGAGAAGGCTTAAATCTTTTAAAATTGAACTTTTAAGACCAGATACCATCGTCGCCCTAGAAAGAGAAAGGGAGCTAGAGCCTATTCTTCGAGCCCACCCTTGGCCCCGAAGAATACGCCTGAAGCCCTCCCAGCAGGCCCGACCAAAGACCAGGGAGATCCGAAGCCGTTTCCGCCAAAAGGCCTTCCAAGAATATTTCTCCAGGGCTCGAACTATAGTTTTTGATCTCCCACAATTGGTTATCGATACGAGTCTTCTTTTTACTGGCCGCCGGATAGATACGCCTGGGGCCGTGTGGTCAGAGAAGACCAGTGAAGGTCTTCTGGTAGTCTCTGAAAGACGCCTTCCGGGACGCATAAAACATATCTTTCCGCAGGCCTTCGTCAATCTTCTTTGTGGTCTGTATGACAAAAAAGGCCTCTGCCAGGGGCTGGGAATCGTAAAGAAGATTGATTTTGTTGCCCGCCAGATCACCCTCTTTACCCCGGTAGGCAAAAGGGATATTTATCTTCTTCAACCAGGTTCTCTATACCTTTCGCCAGAGGGAAAAGAACTAGGGCGACATCAGGTCCATCTTTAG